TCAGCGTGCTGGCAATCGTATCGCGGTTGGTGTCCGACCAGGCTTGATAAGTCGAGGAGAATGTCTCATTCCTTGGCAGGTTGGTCTTGAGGGTTGCATAGCTCTGGAATCGCTGCTGCAGTACGTGGTCGGCGTTGCCCATGGAAAAGGCGATGCTCTGACCTTGATCGACGATGCTGCGGAGCCGATTGAGATCACGCTCGACCTGCCCCCACATATGAGACGGAAGCGTCGCCGTGTTCTGGAGCAGGTTCTGATAGATGTTCAGCTGCGTCTCGATCTGTTGTGCGAACTGGCTGATCTGGGTGAGCTGGTTCTGAATTTGCTCATTGGACTTCCCCACCAGGGCAACCAGCTCCCCATTGTTGAGAACCTGCGTCCACTCGGTTGCGACGCCAGTGGCGGTGCCGGCATCGGCCGGCTCCCCTGTGCCGACCGTTACGGCGACGACCGCCAGACCGGCGAGCAAATTATTCGACATTGAACAGCGACGCGGCATCGTGAAATCCTCTCATCTGAAGCCAGTGGACCGGCCAGTCGCGGTCGTATTCGGAATGAAGTGTTCGGATGCGATTCAAATCTTCCTTGCCGGATGCGCCAACGAAACTAAGCGCCACCGGACCGAGCGCCATATCAAAAAGCCGCCGGCCTTCAGGGGTGACGACATAGTATTCGCGCTTCGGAGTGGCGTTCGAAATGATCTCGATCTGCCGCTCGTTGAAGCCGATCCGTTCGTAGAACTCGCGCGTCCCGGGTTCGCGAGCGGCTCCATTCGGAAGGCAGATCTTCGTCGGGCAGGATTCCTTCAGCACGTCGATGATGCCGGAACGCTCCGCGTCGGAGATTGATTGTGTCGCGAGGACGACGGCGCAATTGGCTTTCCGTAGCACCTTCAGCCATTCGCGGATCTTGGCTC
The window above is part of the Sinorhizobium fredii NGR234 genome. Proteins encoded here:
- the trbJ gene encoding P-type conjugative transfer protein TrbJ, with the protein product MPRRCSMSNNLLAGLAVVAVTVGTGEPADAGTATGVATEWTQVLNNGELVALVGKSNEQIQNQLTQISQFAQQIETQLNIYQNLLQNTATLPSHMWGQVERDLNRLRSIVDQGQSIAFSMGNADHVLQQRFQSYATLKTNLPRNETFSSTYQAWSDTNRDTIASTLNAASLTADQFDSEETTMSSLRSMSETADGQMKALQVGHEIAAQQVGQMQKLRGLVSQQMTMMGTWLQTEQTDKDLAQARREKFFNADVKSIPEGQKMEPRW